The following coding sequences lie in one Leptospira inadai serovar Lyme str. 10 genomic window:
- a CDS encoding adenylosuccinate synthase: MPATLVVGTQWGDEGKAKVIDYLSKDTDIIVRYQGGANAGHTVVVHGKKYVFHLVPSGVIYDQTVCVIGNGVVLDPAFFVEECDKLQAEGFPVYEKLLLSDSCHLLFPFHGLIDSARENNCTPERKIGTTKKGIGICYADKMMRIGLRVGDLLENDFESRLKHLVDEKNYEIGKLYGIEEISTKEILDSLKLFLSKVRKNIINTPYYLENQLKAGKKILLEGAQGTGLDVDFGTYPYVTSSNPTTGGAFIGSGIAFHHLKSVIGITKAYTTRVGEGPFPTELLGDEGEKLRTLGAEYGATTGRPRRCGWFDTEVLRHAVRINGLTSIALTKIDVLSAYDKIPVAVAYERNGKRLECFPSQGLEDVKVIYEEFPGWKTDITGIGDFDKLPSTCKDYIRTLEKLIGVRIDLISTGPDRKDTIASGF; encoded by the coding sequence ATGCCCGCAACATTAGTAGTCGGAACCCAATGGGGTGACGAAGGCAAAGCAAAAGTAATCGATTATTTATCAAAAGATACGGATATCATCGTACGCTATCAGGGCGGGGCGAACGCCGGACATACCGTCGTGGTCCACGGGAAAAAATACGTTTTTCATTTGGTTCCTTCGGGAGTCATTTACGATCAAACGGTCTGCGTGATCGGAAACGGGGTCGTATTGGATCCCGCGTTCTTTGTGGAAGAATGCGATAAATTGCAGGCGGAAGGATTCCCCGTTTATGAAAAACTTCTGCTCAGCGATTCCTGCCATTTACTTTTTCCGTTTCACGGTTTGATCGATTCCGCAAGGGAGAACAATTGCACTCCGGAGCGTAAAATCGGAACGACTAAGAAAGGAATCGGAATCTGTTATGCCGACAAGATGATGCGGATCGGTCTCCGCGTCGGGGATCTTTTGGAGAACGATTTCGAATCACGTTTAAAACATCTTGTGGACGAAAAGAATTATGAAATCGGCAAGTTGTACGGAATCGAAGAAATTTCCACGAAGGAAATCCTGGATTCTTTGAAACTCTTTCTTTCCAAGGTTCGTAAGAACATTATTAATACGCCGTACTATCTGGAAAATCAACTCAAGGCAGGAAAGAAAATCCTGCTGGAAGGCGCGCAGGGAACGGGTTTGGATGTGGACTTCGGAACCTATCCGTACGTAACCAGTTCCAACCCGACGACAGGCGGAGCCTTTATCGGATCCGGAATCGCTTTCCATCATTTAAAGAGCGTAATCGGAATCACAAAAGCGTATACGACTCGTGTGGGAGAAGGTCCTTTCCCGACGGAACTTCTCGGTGACGAAGGAGAAAAACTTCGGACTTTGGGTGCGGAATACGGAGCCACAACCGGTCGACCTCGCAGATGCGGTTGGTTCGATACGGAAGTCCTGCGTCATGCGGTGCGGATCAACGGTCTTACTTCGATCGCTTTGACGAAGATCGACGTCTTGTCCGCTTACGATAAGATTCCGGTCGCAGTCGCGTACGAAAGGAACGGCAAAAGATTGGAATGTTTTCCTTCTCAAGGACTTGAGGACGTCAAAGTCATTTACGAGGAATTTCCTGGTTGGAAAACGGATATAACCGGGATCGGCGATTTCGATAAATTACCGTCAACCTGTAAGGACTATATCCGAACTTTGGAAAAACTGATCGGAGTCCGCATCGATCTGATCTCTACTGGACCGGATCGCAAGGACACGATCGCTTCCGGTTTTTAA